Sequence from the Fibrobacter sp. UWR2 genome:
ACGACTGCCGCCACTTGCGGGAGCGAGTTCGGGTCGGCAGGGCCATTCGAGAGGAACACTCCATCGGGGTTCTTCGCCATAATTTGTTCGTAGGTGGCGTTAATCGGGAGGACCGTTACCTTCATGTTTTGTTCTGCGAGATTCCGCAGGATGTTCGTCTTGATACCGAAATCAAGCGCGACTACGTTCAGGTCGCCTTCGGTGCTGAATTCGTAACCCTTCGGGTCGCTGACCTTGCTGGCGTAGTCCTGACCGTCAAGGCCTTCCCAGGCTTTTGCCTTTGCGATTGCGTCGGCTTCGCTCATCTCGGTGCCGTCCACGTGGAGGTAGGCCTTCTGTGCTCCGTTGTCACGCAGATGGATGGTGAGGGCGCGGGTATCCACGCCCGCGATGCCCGGCTTCTTGTGGGCGAGCATGTAGTCGTGCAGGCTCTCTTCGCCGATTTCCTTGCTCACGTCGTCCAACGAGTTCACGACAATACCATTCAGGAACACGTCGCGCGATTCGGACTTTTCGAGGTTTGCGGCGTAGGCGCCGACTTCGGCCGTGGTAAAAACCACGAACTGGCCCGCGTAGGAGGGGTCTGTCAAAATCTGCTTGTAGCCCGCCATGCCGGTGTTGAACACCGCTTCGCCGACGGTATCGGTAGCCTCTCCAAAGGCATACCCGTGGAACACGGCGCCATCCGCCAGTGCCAAAAACGCCTTCTTCTCGCGTTTCGCTTTCCAGTTGAATTTATCGGTCATATATTGCTCGCTGTGTAATGAAAATCCGGATAAAAATAAAGGCAAAAGCCAGAAGCTTTTGCCAAACGATTGAAAACTTTAAAGACAGAAATGAAAATCAGATGCCCGGGGAGAGTCGCCTGGTTGCGTTGCGAGATTGCTGCAACGGCTGCGCTCAGGTGTGCCTCAATGGATTCCGATATTTTCATCGGACTCAAAATATAGTAAATCTTTTTCCCGTACGGGGAGAGTATTTTCAAATATTTTTTCAGATGCACGCGATATTTCACTTTTTGTAAAAGTCGTTTTTTTAAAAGCAATCCGCCGGCACAAGGCCGACGAATTGCATTTTGAGGTTCGGAGTACAGTTAACGGGGGAGTTGTTAATAGATAAACAGCATCTCCCTATACTTCGGCAGAGGCCACTTCTCGTCGGGCACGATGCTTTCGATCTTGTCCACGATGATGCGGAGGTTTGCCATTGCATCGAGGATTGCCTCGTGCTTGTCGCCGAGAGCGGCTTCCATCTTGGCAACGGCCTCTTCGAGGGCCTTGAGCTTTTCACCGAGTTCGCGGGCATAACCGTCCACGGCGTAGAAGCCCTGGGTCTTAGCCATCTCGTTGGTCTTCAACGCGTTACTGTATGCACAGAGCACTTGCGGGAGCACCACGTTCTTCGCGATGTCGAAAGCAATCTTGCCTTCGATGTGAATTTTCTTGTGGTAGTCTTCCATGTTGACTTCGTAACGGGAGTCGAGTTCGCGCTTGTTGAACACGCCGTACTTTTCGAACAGGGCCACGTTCTCTTTTTTCACGAGGGCCTGGAGGGCTTCCATCGTGGTGCGGATGTTCGGGAGGCCGCGCTTTGCAGCTTCTTCGACCCATTCGTCGGTGTAGCCGTTGCCGTTGAAGATGACCTTCTTGTGTTCCTTCACGATCTTCTGCAGCAAGGACTGCAATTCTTCGTGGAACTTGTCGGCCGGAACCTTTTCGAGCTTGTCGGCGATGATGTCGAATGCTTCGGCAACAATCGTGTTCAAGATGACGTTCGGTTCGGAGCAGCTCTGGCTGGAGCCCGGAGCGCGGAATTCGAACTTGTTGCCGGTGAAGGCGAACGGCGAAGTACGGTTACGGTCGGTCGCGTCGCGCGGGAGAGGCGGCAGCGTGTCGGAACCGAGCTTCATGACGCCAGCCTGCTTGCTGGACTTCGGGTCACCCTTTTCGAGCTGGTCGATGACGTCGGCGAGCTGGTCGCCGAGGTACATGGAGATGATTGCCGGAGGCGCTTCGTTCGCTCCGAGACGGTGGTCGTTACCGGCGCTAGCGACAGCCATACGGAGCAAGTCGGCGTGGGTATCGACGGCGTAAATCACGGCGCAGAGCGTGGTCAGGAAGATGGCGTTCTGGTGCGGGTCCTTGCCCGGGTTCAACAGGTTCACCTTGCCGTAATTTACGGACCAGTTGTTGTGCTTGCCGGAACCGTTGATGCCGGCGAACGGTTTTTCGTGCAGCAGGCAAACGAGGCCGTGGCGGTCAGCGACCTGGCGGAGCACTTCCATAATCTGCATGTTGTGGTCGCAGGCGAGGTTCACTTCTTCGAACATCGGGGCGAGTTCGAACTGGGCCGGAGCGACTTCGTTGTGGCGGGTCTTGGCTGGAATGCCGAGTTTCCAGAGTTCCTTTTCCACATCGTTCATGAAGTTGATAATGCGAGCCGGAATGCTACCGAAGTAGTGGTCTTCCATCTGCTGGTGCTTTGCAGGGGCGGCACCGAACAAGGTGCGGCCGGCCTGGTACAGGTCGGGGCGCTGCAGGTAGAAACGCTTGTCAATCAGGAAGTATTCCTGTTCGGCACCGAGAGTGACGGTGACCTTCTGAGCGGCGACGCCGAAGAGGCCCATGAGGCGGTCGGCGGACTTCTGCAGGGCCTGAATAGAGCGGAGGAGCGGAGTCTTCTTGTCCAAGGCTTCGCCGGTGTAGCTACAGAATGCGGTCGGGATGCAGAGCGTAGCTCCGTTGCCGTGACGCTTGATGAATGCGGGGGAGGTCGGGTCCCAAGCGGTGTAGCCTCGGGCTTCGAAGGTGGAACGCAGGCCGCCGCTCGGGAAAGAGGATGCGTCCGGTTCGCCGACGATGAGGTTCTTGCCGCTGAAGGCCATGATGGCCTTGCCGTTTTCGGGTTCCAGGAAGGAGTCGTGCTTTTCGGCGGTAGAACCGGTGAGCGGTTGGAACCAGTGCGTGAAGTGGGTAGCACCCCGGTCGATTGCCCACTTTTTCATGGCGTGTGCGACTTCGTTCGCGATGCTCGCGTCGAGCGGTGCGCCCTCGTCGATGGTGGCGAAAAGTTTCTTGCAGATGTCCTTGGGCAGGTAGGCGCGCATGGCCTCCGCGTTAAAGACGTCCTCGCCGTAAAAGTCGATGCTTGCGGGTGCTGCGGGCAAATTTGCACCCGCAGATTCACTTGCGATTTCCTTGATGGCTTTAAGCCTGTATTCGTTGCTCATGGCAATCTCCTAGTTTGAAATTTTTCGTTATGCCATATGCAAAATGCATGCCAAAAACAAAAAATTGGCGAAATCCTTGCAAAAGCGGCAAATGTTGGCTTATTACAAAAAATTGAGGATTTCCAAAAAATGAAAAAACGTTTTGTGCTTTACGGATTATGTAAATCATCTGGAGGTGAATTTGACAATCATTTGCAAATTGACTATATTTGAATTTGCGAATGAATTGCAAATTCGTTTTTTGGCGAGACTCGCCACGGATCTGGAGACTGGTGTGGAATACAAGACACAAACACGGCAGATGATAATGGATTATATGGCCGAAAATCCCGATAGGATTTTCATGGCTTCCGAAATTGCCAAAAGTCTGTCCGAGGTTTCGCTGAGTACCATCTACAGGAACCTTTCCCGTCTCGAAAAAGCGGGGATAATCCAGATTGTCGGTGCGGCCGAAAATAACGAATTGCAATACCGCTACACGGGCCCGGGTCGCTGCGAAGAAAAGATGCACCTCTTGTGCAAGGAATGTGGCAAGTTCTACCATCTCGAAGGCCCCGCGCTCAAGGTGCTGCAACTTTCGGTGCAGCGCAGCGGATTCGAACTAGACCAACAGCAGTCCGTGTTATTGGGCAGATGTGCCGGCTGCTCCCGGAGGCGCATGCGACATGGTTAAGGCTCTGTTCGGCAAGTTTCTGGTTGTACTCGCGTCGCTTTATGTATCTCGGCACCTGGAACACCATTGCCACGGCGAACACTGCCATGTTTGCCACCACATCCACCGATGCCTTGAGTTTATTTCGGTTTGCATGGAACTGGTCGTCGAGCCCTTCGAACTCGCCCTGAGCGGGGTCTTTTTCAGGCTCCCTCGTGTCAAGTTCCCCAAAACACAAATCACCACCCTCGTTTCACAAAAAGTCCTACTGCTGAATTGATGATTGCCGCCCCCAAAACGACAAGCGGCATTAAACCGCACTCCGATATCAACAACATTTGTCCATGAGGACAAGGGACTTTATATGAAAAAATTTGCATTCCTTGCATTTTTGATTTTTTTTGCAGCATTCATGCTGTCCGCTTGCGAAACGGAATCTGGTAAGAAGGACGTTTCCCAAAAGAAAATCTCTATCGTCGCAACAATCTACCCGCAATATGACTGGCTCAAGAACATCCTGGGCGAGCGCGCAGACTCCGTAGACCTGAAACTGCTCATCAAGAACGGCACCGACCTGCACAGTTACAAGTCGTCGGCACAGGACATCGCCGCCATCGCCGGCGCAGACATGGTCGTTTACGTGGGCGGAGAATCCGATGACTGGATCAAGAAGGCTCTGGAAGCCACCCCGAAGGCGGGCCGCGTACAGGTGAACCTCATGGAGGCGCTTGGCGACCGCGTTAAGGAAGAAGAAATCGTGGAGGGCATGCAGGCCGAAGAAGAGCATCACGAGCACGCCGAGGAGCACCACCACGAAGAGGAAGAAGCCGAAAACGACGAGCATATTTGGCTTTCGTTAATAAATGCAAAAATGCTCGTAGGCAGCCTCGCTGAAGCCCTTGCCAAAATCGATACCGCAAATGCGGAAACCTACAAGACGAACGTCGCCAACTTTACGGCCAAGCTGGATGAACTCAACGGTGCATATGCTGCGGCCGTATCCGAAGCGAGTAACAAGACCATTCTGTTTGGCGACAGGTTCCCGTTTCGCTATATGGTGGACGATTATGGCATTAAGTATTTTGCCGCGTTTGTTGGGTGTTCCGCCGAGAGCGAGGCGAGCTTTGAGACGGTTACGTTCCTTGCGGGGAAGATGGATTCTCTACAACTGCCCGCCATCTTCACGATTGACGGGAGCAACGGGAAAATCGCCCGCACCATCCTCGAAGCGAGCAAGAAATCCAGGAACGCGCAGGTCCTGACGCTCAACTCGATGCAGTCGGTAAAGGAAAACCAGGCCGGCGAAGATTACCTGAGCATCATGAAGTCCAACCTGGAAGTCTTGAAACAGGCTTTGAAATAATCAAGAAAGAACGAATATGAACGAACTAATCCCTCTGATAAAATGCCGCCAGCTGACCCTCGGCTATGGAAGCAAGGACCTGGTCCGTGATTTGGACTACGAAGTGAACGTTGAGGATTACCTCTGCATCATCGGCCGTAACGGATCCGGCAAGACGACGTTCCTCCGTGGAATCGCCGGCCTGCTCAAGCCCAAGTCGGGCAGTATCGAACTCTGCGATGGTCTGAAGCGTAGCGAAATCGGTTACCTGCCGCAGATGACGGTTGTTCAGAAGGATTTTCCGGCTTCGGTCGAAGAGATTGTGCTGTCGGCATTCCAGGGCAAGCACCGCCTGCTGCCGTTTTATGGACGGGACCAGCGGGACCGCGCCATGGAATGCATGGCGCTTACCCGCACCGAAAGTTTGCGCAAGTCGTGCTTCCGCGAACTTTCGGGAGGCCAAAAGCAGCGCGTGCTTTTGGCCCGGGCCCTCTGCGCTGCAGAACGCCTGCTGCTCCTTGACGAACCGGTGACGGGCCTCGACCCCGAATCATCGGAGACGATGTACCGCGTCATCAAGGACCTGCACAAGAAAGGGATGACTATTGTCATGGTGACCCACGATGTGGATGCCGCCCTAGACGATGCCACCCGTGTGATGAACTTCGACCAGATTTCCGTGAAGGGGAAATAGCCATGCCAGAAATCATCGAAAAACTATCGTTCTACCTGGATTTCCCTTTCGTGCAGTACGCGATTATCGTAGGCGTACTCGTTTCGCTCTGTTCTTCGCTCCTGGGCGTGACGCTCGTACTCAAGCGCTACTCCTATATCGGTGACGGCCTTTCGCACGTGGCCTTCGGCGCACTCGCTATTGCATCGGTGCTAAAGCTTACGAACAACATGCTGCTGATTTTGCCCGTAACCATAGCTGTAGCAATACTCCTGCTCTGCACCGGGAAAAACGCACGCATCAAGGGCGATGCCGCGGTCGCCATGGTATCGGTCGGCGCGCTTGCCATCGGTTACTTGCTGATGAATATCTTTTCGACTTCGGCGAATATTTCCGGTGACGTTTGCACTACGCTTTTCGGTTCCACATCGATTCTCACCTTGAAGGCAGAAGAAGTCTACCTGTGCATCGCGCTCTCTTGCGTTGTCATCTTCTGCTTTATCCTGTTTTACAATAAGATATTCACCATCACCTTCGACGAGAATTTCGCACGGGCCACAGGTGTCAACACCACGATTTTTAACCTGCTGATTGCGGTCATCGTAGCCGTTATCATCGTACTTGCCATGAACCTTGTGGGTGCGCTCCTGGTATCGGCACTCGTTGTATTCCCGGCACTTTCGGCAATGCGTACGTTCAAGAGTTTCTTCTCTGTAACGATTGCGGCAGCAACCATCTCGGTAATCTGTTCGCTTATCGGTATCGTGATAGCCATTCTCGCAGGGACCCCAGTAGGTTCCACCATCGTGGCGGCGGATATCGTAGTTTTCGGCCTATTCTACCTGATAGGCATCGCACGAAACGGCGGTAACTAAGTTGTCTAAACATTTCATAAAAACGGTCATCGCACTGATCGCCGTGCTTCTGCTCGCCCTGAACGCCTCCGCTAAGGATTCCGGCGGGAATGCGCCCAAGAAAATCGACGTCGACCTCACCCGCATGAGCGGCACCATGGTCTACGCGCAGGTTTACCAGATGGTAACGCACCCCGGCAAATATGTCGGCAAGCGCATCAAGATGAAGGGAGTCTTTTCGAGTTATTATGATGATGTCGTCAAAAAGCGCTTTTACGGCTGCGTAATCGCAGATGCGCTCGCATGCTGCTCGCAGGGGCTAGCGTTCGAACTGGCTAAATCGCGCAAGTACCCCGAGGAATTCCCCGATGAAGGCACGCAAATCACCATTATCGGCGACTTCGACTATGTCGTAGAAGAAGGCGAAGACGACGTCTCCTACGCCGTCATCCGCAACGCAAAAATGTCAAACGAGTAAATGAAGAATGTGGGCCTGTGCAGGGCGCATTTATTCTTTTTTTATTTATATTAGAAACGACGGCTGTGATTGTGCCGATGCATTATGAAAAAGTCTATTGTATTTTTGCTTGTCCTTTTGATTGCGGTGGCTGCTTCGGCAGCTGTCAAGAAAAAACGTTTTGATATCGGCGGGGGAGATGCGCCTGCCGCGACTGAGGTCGTCGCGCCTGCGGACGATTCGGTTTCTGCTGCGGCTGTTGCATCGGAGGCTGCTGCGGAACCCGCTGTTGCGAAATCGGTGACTGCGCCTAAAAAGCCTTCTGAAAAAACACGCTCTTTCTATATAGTTATTGCGCAGGAACAGAAGGTTCTTCGTGAAAAGTTGACTGCTGCGATTTCTGCAATGAAAAGTGGCGACTGGGGCGCTATCTGGAAATTCCTTCTCATTTGCCTTGTGTATGGTATGCTGCACGCGCTTGGCCCCGGACACGGGAAGTCAATTGTCGTGGGCTACTTTATCGCCCGACGTGGCCGCTGGCGGCAGGGTGTTGCGCTTGGCGCTGGCATTACCGTAACGCACACGATGAGTGCTGTATTGTTGCTGCTTGTCTTGTATGCGATTTTCAAGGCGACGGTATTCAATGCGTTCGAGACGGGCCGCATCGGAATTGAACGCGCGAGTTATGCGCTCATTATGCTCACGGGTGTGTTGCTGGTGGTGCTTGGAATCAAGGATTTTGTGACGCAGCGGAAGCAGGCTAAAATAACTGCGGAAGGTGTTGTCACGGAACCAGGTTCGGGAAATGCGCTTCCGCCGGTTGCCCGCTGGCGAGAAATTATCGGGGTTGCCGCCGTCACGGGAATCGTGCCCTGCCCGGCTGTGGCGCTGATTGTGCTGTTCTGCCTGCTGAATTCCATGGTGGCGCTGTCGCTCCTGGGCGCACTTGTCATTTGCATTGGCATGACGATTACGAATGTAGCCTTTGGCATTGCGGCCGTGGCATTCCGCAAGGGAATTGACAAGGGAAGTGCCCACACCCGTATTGCGACAAAAATATACACCGTCGCGACTCTCGCGGGCGGTGTCATTATCTTTATTTCGGGACTGTTACTGTTTACGAACCAGTTTGCGGGTCGCGTGTAGTAAGCGGCGCCGCAAGTGGCTTTATTCTGCGCTTTCCATCTCGTTAATCAGCTGGATATTGTACAGTTTTTGCACCTGTAAAATATCGAGGATGACGGCGATGCGCTCGTAAGTCGTGCCCTTGTCGATTTTTATGGCGACAGGGGATTTCTTATTCTGCACCGTTGCTGCCTTTTCGCGGAGTTCGTCGGGCGTGCCGCGCTGTCCGTTAAAGGCGAGTTCCGTTTCCGAAAGCTCTATGTACAGGCCTTCGGGCGTGTCGCGCTTGACTTCGCTCTGCGTCTCGGGCAAGATGAGTTTGAGTACCGATTCGTCTTGCTTGAAGACGGATGTCACCAGGAAAAACACCAGCAGCAAGAAGACGCAGTCAATCAGAGGCGTCATGTCGGGCCGGATTCGGCGGGTACGCTTTGCCATTTATGCATCCTCGTTTGTGGCATCGGCGCTCTGAGAACGAAGGTGATCTTTCTCCTTCAAAATGCGGCCTAGCTGCAAAAGCACGTCGTTTTCCACATTGTCCTGTTCCGATTCCATGCGGGCGTTCAGGTAGTTGAACGCAATGACGTGCGGAATGGCGACTACGAGGCCAATCACCGTCGTAATGAGGGCGAGCTTGATGCCTGTAGCGAATGCACCTGCGTCAGAAAGTCCCGAAACGGCGATGACGCTGAAGGCGTTGAAGATGCCGAATACGGTGCCCAAAAGGCCGAGCAGCGGAGAGATGCTTGCAATATTTTCAATCGTAGTCATACCCTTCTGTAGCGGTGAGAAGGCGAGCGCGATTTCGGTGCGGATACTTTCGATGATGATGTGGTGATCGGTGTTGTGCGTGACTACGCGGTGCAGGATTTTGGATGGCAGGCGGTTACGTATGCTTCTGTTGAAAAGAATCAGCGAGATAACCTTCCATACGATTATGGAATAACCGACGAAGTTCATCGCCACGAGCACGTAGGCGATAACGCCGCCCTGTTGAATAAAGTCTAAGATGTAGTTCATTTTTATGTCATTCCGGCCTCCGAGCCGGAATCTCCTTTATTGGTGAAGGTTATACTTGATTGGAATCTCCATTTTCCATGTCTCTTTGCCGAGTACAGTTGGAATCGGATCAAACTTGGGTACGGCTTGCACGGCGGCAAGTGCGCTTTCGTTCAGCGAGGAATACGGGCAAGGCTTTGCGACAACTGCACCGCTGATGCTTCCGTCTTTTGCGACCGTGAACTGGACGCGCACGGTGCCTTCTTGCTTTAAGCGACGGGCTGTAGCGGGGTAGTCCTTCTGCTTTTCAAAAGCTTTGCTCAGCCCCACCAAATAGGCGCGAGTCACCTTCATCAGTGAATCCTTCGATGGTTTCGGTGGTGGCGGTGGCGGCGGGGGTGGAGGAGGAGCCACGGGCTCGGGAGGCGCTTCGACAACGGGTTCCGCGTCCGTAACCACGATCGGTTCCGGCTCTGGCTCCGGTTCAGGTTCCGGCACCGTATCTTGCACGATGTTCGGGATAATCTTTGCGCGGACCACCTTCTTCACGATTTTCTTGACTTCGGGCGGGGGCGGAGGCGGCTGTAGCAGCAGGCGCTCCACATGAATCACCTCGGCGTCTTCGCGGGTGGTAACTACCTGCGTTCGCTTCAAAAATCCCCAGGCGTAAAAGCCCGCGTGCAACAAGACGGCGATAACAATGCCAAAGCAAAATACACGCCGCATCGTGAATGCGGAATACGGGTTGCGGGGCTTCGATTCAAATTCAAAATTCATTAGATCTTATTAGAAGTAATACTTCGCTTTCGCCCAGACTTCGCGGTTCTTGTCGTAGCCGGCGAGTTGCCCGCGCTTGCCGCCAAAGTGGTCGTAACCGAGCGAAATCATTACCTGGTCTGTAACGGAGTAATCGCCCGAAACGCGCGCGTAATAGGCAAGGTTGTCTATATCGAACATGC
This genomic interval carries:
- the carA gene encoding glutamine-hydrolyzing carbamoyl-phosphate synthase small subunit, whose translation is MTDKFNWKAKREKKAFLALADGAVFHGYAFGEATDTVGEAVFNTGMAGYKQILTDPSYAGQFVVFTTAEVGAYAANLEKSESRDVFLNGIVVNSLDDVSKEIGEESLHDYMLAHKKPGIAGVDTRALTIHLRDNGAQKAYLHVDGTEMSEADAIAKAKAWEGLDGQDYASKVSDPKGYEFSTEGDLNVVALDFGIKTNILRNLAEQNMKVTVLPINATYEQIMAKNPDGVFLSNGPADPNSLPQVAAVVKQLLGKVPLMGICLGNQLLGLALGAKVSKLKFGHHGCNHPVKNLKTGAVEITSQNHNYAIEESTLPANVEVSHINLNDNTVEGIRHKELPAFSVQYHPESAPGPNDSYYLFGEFRQMILDFKARAGKVCAGEVKNG
- a CDS encoding glutamine synthetase III — its product is MSNEYRLKAIKEIASESAGANLPAAPASIDFYGEDVFNAEAMRAYLPKDICKKLFATIDEGAPLDASIANEVAHAMKKWAIDRGATHFTHWFQPLTGSTAEKHDSFLEPENGKAIMAFSGKNLIVGEPDASSFPSGGLRSTFEARGYTAWDPTSPAFIKRHGNGATLCIPTAFCSYTGEALDKKTPLLRSIQALQKSADRLMGLFGVAAQKVTVTLGAEQEYFLIDKRFYLQRPDLYQAGRTLFGAAPAKHQQMEDHYFGSIPARIINFMNDVEKELWKLGIPAKTRHNEVAPAQFELAPMFEEVNLACDHNMQIMEVLRQVADRHGLVCLLHEKPFAGINGSGKHNNWSVNYGKVNLLNPGKDPHQNAIFLTTLCAVIYAVDTHADLLRMAVASAGNDHRLGANEAPPAIISMYLGDQLADVIDQLEKGDPKSSKQAGVMKLGSDTLPPLPRDATDRNRTSPFAFTGNKFEFRAPGSSQSCSEPNVILNTIVAEAFDIIADKLEKVPADKFHEELQSLLQKIVKEHKKVIFNGNGYTDEWVEEAAKRGLPNIRTTMEALQALVKKENVALFEKYGVFNKRELDSRYEVNMEDYHKKIHIEGKIAFDIAKNVVLPQVLCAYSNALKTNEMAKTQGFYAVDGYARELGEKLKALEEAVAKMEAALGDKHEAILDAMANLRIIVDKIESIVPDEKWPLPKYREMLFIY
- a CDS encoding Fur family transcriptional regulator; this encodes MARLATDLETGVEYKTQTRQMIMDYMAENPDRIFMASEIAKSLSEVSLSTIYRNLSRLEKAGIIQIVGAAENNELQYRYTGPGRCEEKMHLLCKECGKFYHLEGPALKVLQLSVQRSGFELDQQQSVLLGRCAGCSRRRMRHG
- a CDS encoding metal ABC transporter substrate-binding protein, with protein sequence MKKFAFLAFLIFFAAFMLSACETESGKKDVSQKKISIVATIYPQYDWLKNILGERADSVDLKLLIKNGTDLHSYKSSAQDIAAIAGADMVVYVGGESDDWIKKALEATPKAGRVQVNLMEALGDRVKEEEIVEGMQAEEEHHEHAEEHHHEEEEAENDEHIWLSLINAKMLVGSLAEALAKIDTANAETYKTNVANFTAKLDELNGAYAAAVSEASNKTILFGDRFPFRYMVDDYGIKYFAAFVGCSAESEASFETVTFLAGKMDSLQLPAIFTIDGSNGKIARTILEASKKSRNAQVLTLNSMQSVKENQAGEDYLSIMKSNLEVLKQALK
- a CDS encoding metal ABC transporter ATP-binding protein, whose protein sequence is MNELIPLIKCRQLTLGYGSKDLVRDLDYEVNVEDYLCIIGRNGSGKTTFLRGIAGLLKPKSGSIELCDGLKRSEIGYLPQMTVVQKDFPASVEEIVLSAFQGKHRLLPFYGRDQRDRAMECMALTRTESLRKSCFRELSGGQKQRVLLARALCAAERLLLLDEPVTGLDPESSETMYRVIKDLHKKGMTIVMVTHDVDAALDDATRVMNFDQISVKGK
- a CDS encoding metal ABC transporter permease; this translates as MPEIIEKLSFYLDFPFVQYAIIVGVLVSLCSSLLGVTLVLKRYSYIGDGLSHVAFGALAIASVLKLTNNMLLILPVTIAVAILLLCTGKNARIKGDAAVAMVSVGALAIGYLLMNIFSTSANISGDVCTTLFGSTSILTLKAEEVYLCIALSCVVIFCFILFYNKIFTITFDENFARATGVNTTIFNLLIAVIVAVIIVLAMNLVGALLVSALVVFPALSAMRTFKSFFSVTIAAATISVICSLIGIVIAILAGTPVGSTIVAADIVVFGLFYLIGIARNGGN
- a CDS encoding nickel/cobalt transporter is translated as MKKSIVFLLVLLIAVAASAAVKKKRFDIGGGDAPAATEVVAPADDSVSAAAVASEAAAEPAVAKSVTAPKKPSEKTRSFYIVIAQEQKVLREKLTAAISAMKSGDWGAIWKFLLICLVYGMLHALGPGHGKSIVVGYFIARRGRWRQGVALGAGITVTHTMSAVLLLLVLYAIFKATVFNAFETGRIGIERASYALIMLTGVLLVVLGIKDFVTQRKQAKITAEGVVTEPGSGNALPPVARWREIIGVAAVTGIVPCPAVALIVLFCLLNSMVALSLLGALVICIGMTITNVAFGIAAVAFRKGIDKGSAHTRIATKIYTVATLAGGVIIFISGLLLFTNQFAGRV
- a CDS encoding biopolymer transporter ExbD yields the protein MAKRTRRIRPDMTPLIDCVFLLLVFFLVTSVFKQDESVLKLILPETQSEVKRDTPEGLYIELSETELAFNGQRGTPDELREKAATVQNKKSPVAIKIDKGTTYERIAVILDILQVQKLYNIQLINEMESAE
- a CDS encoding MotA/TolQ/ExbB proton channel family protein; this translates as MNYILDFIQQGGVIAYVLVAMNFVGYSIIVWKVISLILFNRSIRNRLPSKILHRVVTHNTDHHIIIESIRTEIALAFSPLQKGMTTIENIASISPLLGLLGTVFGIFNAFSVIAVSGLSDAGAFATGIKLALITTVIGLVVAIPHVIAFNYLNARMESEQDNVENDVLLQLGRILKEKDHLRSQSADATNEDA
- a CDS encoding energy transducer TonB, producing MNFEFESKPRNPYSAFTMRRVFCFGIVIAVLLHAGFYAWGFLKRTQVVTTREDAEVIHVERLLLQPPPPPPEVKKIVKKVVRAKIIPNIVQDTVPEPEPEPEPEPIVVTDAEPVVEAPPEPVAPPPPPPPPPPPKPSKDSLMKVTRAYLVGLSKAFEKQKDYPATARRLKQEGTVRVQFTVAKDGSISGAVVAKPCPYSSLNESALAAVQAVPKFDPIPTVLGKETWKMEIPIKYNLHQ